Proteins from a genomic interval of Caldicellulosiruptor diazotrophicus:
- a CDS encoding NADH-dependent [FeFe] hydrogenase, group A6 produces the protein MEMVNITIDGKKIQVPKDYTVLQAAREAGVEIPTLCYLKGINEIGACRMCVVEVKGARSLQAACVYPVSEGMEVITNSERVRRARKVNLELILSNHDRSCLTCVRSGNCELQKLAEDLNVKQIRYEGENIRRPLDDFSPSVVRDPNKCILCKRCINVCRNVQEVGVINANYRGFRTVISTAFDRSLNEVACTMCGQCIQVCPVGALREKDSTDIVWRALADKNKYVVVQTAPAVRVALGEEFGLPIGTRVTGKMVTALKMLGFNKVFDTDTGADLTIMEEGTELINRIKNGGKLPLITSCSPGWIKFCEHYFPEFLDNLSTCKSPHEMFGAILKTYFAQKMGIDPANMFVVSVMPCTAKKFEAQREELAASGYPDVDAVLTTRELARMIKEAGIDFVNLPDSHFDDPMGDATGAGVIFGTTGGVMEAALRTVYEVLTGKTLENVEITQVRGLEGIREAEIDVGSMKIKAAVAHGLANAKKLLEMVKNREKEYHFIEIMACPGGCIMGGGQPIVPAKIKEKVDVAKLRSSAIYDEDRSLPIRKSHENPTVKRLYEEFLGHPNSEKAHHILHTHYKKRPLY, from the coding sequence ATGGAAATGGTGAATATCACAATAGATGGTAAGAAAATTCAAGTGCCAAAAGATTATACAGTACTCCAAGCTGCACGCGAAGCAGGAGTTGAGATTCCAACCCTGTGTTATCTTAAAGGTATAAATGAAATTGGTGCTTGCAGAATGTGCGTTGTTGAAGTAAAAGGGGCAAGAAGCTTGCAGGCTGCTTGTGTTTATCCTGTGTCGGAAGGCATGGAAGTTATCACAAACAGTGAAAGGGTAAGAAGAGCAAGAAAGGTCAATCTTGAGCTTATATTGTCAAACCATGACAGAAGCTGCTTGACATGTGTCAGGAGCGGGAACTGTGAACTTCAAAAACTTGCTGAAGATTTAAATGTTAAACAGATTAGATATGAAGGTGAAAATATAAGAAGACCTCTTGATGATTTTTCACCTTCTGTTGTAAGAGATCCTAATAAATGTATACTTTGTAAAAGATGTATAAATGTATGTAGAAATGTTCAAGAAGTCGGAGTTATAAACGCAAATTATAGAGGTTTCAGAACAGTTATATCTACTGCATTTGACAGAAGTCTCAATGAAGTTGCATGCACAATGTGTGGTCAATGTATTCAGGTTTGTCCAGTTGGAGCTTTAAGAGAGAAAGATTCAACAGATATTGTATGGAGAGCACTTGCAGATAAGAACAAATATGTAGTTGTTCAGACAGCTCCAGCTGTTAGAGTTGCTCTTGGTGAAGAGTTTGGACTTCCAATAGGCACAAGAGTTACAGGCAAAATGGTAACTGCTCTTAAAATGCTTGGCTTTAATAAGGTATTTGATACAGACACAGGTGCAGACCTTACCATTATGGAGGAAGGTACAGAGCTTATCAACAGAATTAAAAATGGTGGTAAGTTGCCTTTGATAACTTCATGTTCACCAGGTTGGATTAAATTCTGTGAACACTATTTTCCTGAATTTTTAGACAATTTATCAACCTGCAAATCTCCACACGAGATGTTTGGTGCAATTTTAAAGACATATTTTGCACAGAAAATGGGAATTGACCCTGCAAACATGTTTGTTGTGTCAGTTATGCCATGTACTGCTAAGAAATTTGAAGCTCAAAGGGAAGAACTTGCGGCAAGTGGATATCCAGATGTTGATGCAGTTTTAACAACAAGAGAACTTGCAAGAATGATAAAAGAAGCGGGAATTGACTTTGTGAACCTGCCAGATAGTCATTTTGACGATCCAATGGGAGATGCAACAGGTGCCGGTGTTATATTTGGAACAACAGGCGGTGTAATGGAAGCAGCACTGCGAACTGTATATGAAGTGCTGACAGGAAAAACCCTTGAAAATGTTGAAATTACACAGGTTCGCGGTCTCGAGGGAATAAGAGAAGCTGAGATTGATGTCGGTAGTATGAAGATTAAAGCAGCCGTTGCTCATGGCCTGGCAAATGCTAAAAAACTTCTTGAGATGGTCAAAAACCGAGAAAAAGAGTATCATTTTATAGAGATTATGGCATGTCCCGGTGGTTGCATAATGGGTGGTGGACAGCCAATTGTCCCTGCAAAGATAAAAGAAAAAGTAGATGTTGCAAAACTCAGATCAAGTGCAATATATGATGAAGATAGGTCTTTGCCAATAAGAAAGTCTCATGAAAATCCTACTGTAAAAAGATTATATGAAGAGTTCTTAGGTCATCCAAATAGCGAAAAAGCTCATCATATTTTGCATACACACTATAAGAAAAGGCCATTGTATTAA